One part of the Pseudopipra pipra isolate bDixPip1 chromosome 3, bDixPip1.hap1, whole genome shotgun sequence genome encodes these proteins:
- the MTR gene encoding methionine synthase isoform X3: MLRQLFLHSRSCFKKNMLPDPYLFLEPLWIRVGVPSQAKQGRHLSLVFPTVNHFGLPNTFGGYDETPEVTAKHIKTFALDGLVNIVGGCCGTTPAHIRKIAEAVKFCKPRVPPSLSQGCMLLSGLEPFRIGPYTNFVNIGERCNVAGSRKFAKLIMAGNYEEALGVAKMQVEMGAQILDINMDDGMLDGPAAMTRFCNLISSEPDIAKVPLCIDSSNFSVIEAGLKCCQGKCIVNSISLKEGEEDFLEKARKIKLYGAAVVVMAFDEVGQATETETKIAICSRAYHLLVEKVHFNPNDIIFDPNILTIGTGMEEHNLYAINFINATKTIKETLPGARISGGLSNLSFSFRGMDAIREAMHGVFLYHAIKYGMDMGIVNAGNLPVYDDIHKELLQLCENLIWNKDPDATEKLLHYAQNHAQGGKKVVQTDEWRKSSVEERLEYALIKGIEKYVTADTEEARLNQEKYPRPLNVIEGPLMNGMKIVGDLFGAGKMFLPQVIKSARVMKKAVGHLIPYMEKEREERRAKRGSIEEEDPYQGTIVLATVKGDVHDIGKNIVGVVLGCNNFRVIDLGVMTPCDKILRAAVENKADIIGLSGLITPSLDEMIFVAKEMERLAIKIPLLIGGATTSKTHTAVKIAPRYSAPVIHVLDASKSVVVCSQLLDNSVKDDFFEEILEEYEEIRQEHYESLKERRYLSLQQARRKGFHNDWLSGHKPVKPKFIGTKVFEDYDLKRLVEYIDWKPFFDVWQLRGKYPNRSFPKIFSDKTVGEEARRVYNDAQDLLKTLINQKKLQARGVVGFWPARSVQDDIHLYAVEEAVGSSEPIAKFYGLRQQAEKDSACTDPYYCLSDFIAPMDSGIRDYLGLFAVACFGVDELCNEFRKQDDEYNIIMVKALGDRLAEAFAEELHERVRREFWAYSSTEQLNLSDLRRIKYEGIRPAPGYPSQPDHTEKLTMWKLANIEETTGIGLTESLAMVPASAVSGLYFSSPNSKYFAVGKICKDQVEDYALRKKLSVAEVEKWLGPVLGYDTEQL, encoded by the exons GTCTCCCCAATACTTTTGGTGGTTATGATGAAACTCCAGAAGTGACTGCCAAGCATATAAAG ACTTTTGCTTTGGATGGTTTGGTCAACATAGTTGGAGGTTGCTGTGGTACTACACCAGCACATATCAG GAAAATTGCTGAAGCTGTGAAATTCTGTAAGCCTCGTGTTCCACCTTCTCTCTCTCAAGGATGCATGCTGCTGTCAG gTCTGGAGCCATTCAGGATTGGGCCATACACCAACTTTGTTAATATTGGCGAACGCTGCAATGTTGCAGGATCACGGAAGTTTGCTAAACTCATCATGGCAGGCAACTATGAA GAAGCCCTAGGTGTAGCCAAAATGCAAGTTGAGATGGGGGCCCAGATTCTTGACATCAATATGGATGATGGGATGCTGGATGGCCCTGCTGCAATGACCAGATTTTGTAACTTGATTTCTTCAGAACCTGATATTGCAAAG GTGCCGTTATGCATTGACTCCTCGAATTTTTCAGTGATTGAAGCAGGTTTGAAGTGTTGCCAAGGGAAATGCATTGTAAATAGCATCAGCCTGAAGGAAGGTGAGGAAGACTTTTTggagaaagcaaggaaaattaaattatatggAGCAGCTGTGGTTGTTATGGCTTTTGATGAAGTGGGACAG gcaacagaaacagaaaccaaGATTGCAATCTGTTCCAGAGCTTATCATCTCCTTGTGGAAAAAGTGCACTTCAATCCAAATGATATAATATTTGACCCTAATATCTTGACTATAGGAACTGGAATGGAAGAACATAACCTTTATGCCATAAATTTCATCAATGCTACTAAAACCATAAAA GAAACACTGCCAGGAGCCAGGATAAGTGGAGGTCTTTCcaatctgtctttctcctttcGTGGAATGGATGCCATTCGAGAAGCAATGCATGGAGTGTTCCTTTACCACGCAATTAAG tatGGCATGGACATGGGAATTGTGAATGCTGGGAATCTGCCGGTGTATGATGATATCCACAAGGAATTACTACAACTGTGTGAGAATCTAATCTGGAACAAAGATCCTGATGCAACAGAGAAACTTTTACATTATGCTCAG AATCATGCCCAAGGAGGAAAGAAAGTTGTACAGACTGATGAGTGGCGTAAAAGCTCTGtggaggaaaggctggaatACGCTCTCATAAAG ggcaTTGAGAAGTATGTCACTGCAGATACAGAAGAAGCAAGAttaaatcaggaaaaatatCCTAGACCTCTAAACGTAATTGAAGGACCTTTGATGAATGGCATGAAAATTGTTGGTGATCTTTTTGGTGCGGGGAAGATGTTTCTGCCTCAg GTGATAAAGTCTGCTCGAGTTATGAAGAAAGCAGTTGGCCACCTTATTCCCtatatggaaaaagaaagagaggaaaggagagccAAACGAGGCAGCATAGAGGAAGAG GATCCTTATCAGGGTACAATAGTATTAGCAACTGTGAAAGGAGACGTACATGACATTGGCAAGAACATTGTGGGAGTTGTTCTGGGCTGCAACAACTTCAG AGTTATTGATTTAGGAGTCATGACTCCATGTGATAAGATATTGAGAGCTGCTGTTGAGAACAAAGCAG ATATAATTGGCCTGTCTGGTCTCATCACCCCATCTTTGGATGAGATGATTTTTGTCGCTAAGGAAATGGAGAGATTGGCAATAAAGATTCCTTTGCTGATTGGAGGAGCAACTACTTCTAA AACACACACAGCTGTTAAAATTGCCCCACGGTATAGCGCACCTGTAATTCATGTCCTGGATGCATCCAAGAGTGTTGTGGTT TGCTCCCAGCTCTTAGACAATAGTGTAAAGGATGAtttctttgaagaaatattAGAGGAATATGAAGAAATTAGACAAGAACATTATGAGTCTCTCAAG GAAAGAAGATACTTGTCTCTACAGCAAGCTAGAAGAAAAGGTTTCCATAATGACTGGTTATCAGGCCATAAACCGG TTAAACCAAAATTCATCGGCACAAAAGTCTTTGAAGATTATGACCTGAAGAGGCTGGTAGAATACATTGACTGGAAGCCCTTCTTTGATGTCTGGCAGCTTAGGGGAAAATATCCCAACCGGAGTTTTCCTAAGATCTTTAGTGATAAAACTGTGG gTGAAGAAGCAAGGAGAGTTTATAACGATGCGCAAGATCTACTGAAAACATTGATTAATCAAAAGAAATTACAAGCCAGAGGTGTGGTTGGGTTCTGGCCAGCTCGAAGTGTTCAGGATGATATCCACTTATATGCTGTGGAAGAGGCAGTGGGATCTTCAGAACCAATAGCAAAATTTTATGGCTTGAGGCAACAG GCTGAAAAAGACTCTGCCTGCACAGATCCATATTACTGCCTCTCTGACTTCATAGCACCAATGGATTCTGGCATTCGTGACTACTTAGGCCTGTTTGCTGTGGCCTGCTTTGGTGTAGATGAGTTATGCAATGAATTTAGGAAACAGGATGATGAATACAACATCATAATGGTAAAGGCTCTCGGCGATCGGTTGGCAGAG GCATTTGCTGAGGAGCTCCATGAAAGGGTTCGAAGGGAATTCTGGGCTTACAGTAGTACTGAGCAGCTCAATCTCTCTGACCTACGCAGAATTAAATATGAGGGAATTCGCCCTGCCCCTGGATATCCAAGCCAGCCTGACCATACAGAAAAACTCACCATGTGGAAACTTGCAAACATTGAGGAAACAACAG GAATTGGTTTAACAGAATCACTAGCAATGGTACCTGCTTCTGCAGTTTCTGGCCTCTACTTTTCCAGTCCCAATTccaaatattttgctgttgGAAAGATATGTAAAGATCAG GTTGAAGATTAtgcactgagaaaaaaattgtcagttGCGGAAGTGGAGAAATGGCTTGGACCCGTTTTGGGATATGATACTGAACAACTCTGA
- the MTR gene encoding methionine synthase isoform X4: MRPFIETIGKCTTAYIICYPNAGLPNTFGGYDETPEVTAKHIKTFALDGLVNIVGGCCGTTPAHIRKIAEAVKFCKPRVPPSLSQGCMLLSGLEPFRIGPYTNFVNIGERCNVAGSRKFAKLIMAGNYEEALGVAKMQVEMGAQILDINMDDGMLDGPAAMTRFCNLISSEPDIAKVPLCIDSSNFSVIEAGLKCCQGKCIVNSISLKEGEEDFLEKARKIKLYGAAVVVMAFDEVGQATETETKIAICSRAYHLLVEKVHFNPNDIIFDPNILTIGTGMEEHNLYAINFINATKTIKETLPGARISGGLSNLSFSFRGMDAIREAMHGVFLYHAIKYGMDMGIVNAGNLPVYDDIHKELLQLCENLIWNKDPDATEKLLHYAQNHAQGGKKVVQTDEWRKSSVEERLEYALIKGIEKYVTADTEEARLNQEKYPRPLNVIEGPLMNGMKIVGDLFGAGKMFLPQVIKSARVMKKAVGHLIPYMEKEREERRAKRGSIEEEDPYQGTIVLATVKGDVHDIGKNIVGVVLGCNNFRVIDLGVMTPCDKILRAAVENKADIIGLSGLITPSLDEMIFVAKEMERLAIKIPLLIGGATTSKTHTAVKIAPRYSAPVIHVLDASKSVVVCSQLLDNSVKDDFFEEILEEYEEIRQEHYESLKERRYLSLQQARRKGFHNDWLSGHKPVKPKFIGTKVFEDYDLKRLVEYIDWKPFFDVWQLRGKYPNRSFPKIFSDKTVGEEARRVYNDAQDLLKTLINQKKLQARGVVGFWPARSVQDDIHLYAVEEAVGSSEPIAKFYGLRQQAEKDSACTDPYYCLSDFIAPMDSGIRDYLGLFAVACFGVDELCNEFRKQDDEYNIIMVKALGDRLAEAFAEELHERVRREFWAYSSTEQLNLSDLRRIKYEGIRPAPGYPSQPDHTEKLTMWKLANIEETTGIGLTESLAMVPASAVSGLYFSSPNSKYFAVGKICKDQVEDYALRKKLSVAEVEKWLGPVLGYDTEQL, encoded by the exons ATGCGTCCATTCATTGAAACAATTGGAAAATGTACCACAGCCTACATCATCTGTTACCCCAACGCAG GTCTCCCCAATACTTTTGGTGGTTATGATGAAACTCCAGAAGTGACTGCCAAGCATATAAAG ACTTTTGCTTTGGATGGTTTGGTCAACATAGTTGGAGGTTGCTGTGGTACTACACCAGCACATATCAG GAAAATTGCTGAAGCTGTGAAATTCTGTAAGCCTCGTGTTCCACCTTCTCTCTCTCAAGGATGCATGCTGCTGTCAG gTCTGGAGCCATTCAGGATTGGGCCATACACCAACTTTGTTAATATTGGCGAACGCTGCAATGTTGCAGGATCACGGAAGTTTGCTAAACTCATCATGGCAGGCAACTATGAA GAAGCCCTAGGTGTAGCCAAAATGCAAGTTGAGATGGGGGCCCAGATTCTTGACATCAATATGGATGATGGGATGCTGGATGGCCCTGCTGCAATGACCAGATTTTGTAACTTGATTTCTTCAGAACCTGATATTGCAAAG GTGCCGTTATGCATTGACTCCTCGAATTTTTCAGTGATTGAAGCAGGTTTGAAGTGTTGCCAAGGGAAATGCATTGTAAATAGCATCAGCCTGAAGGAAGGTGAGGAAGACTTTTTggagaaagcaaggaaaattaaattatatggAGCAGCTGTGGTTGTTATGGCTTTTGATGAAGTGGGACAG gcaacagaaacagaaaccaaGATTGCAATCTGTTCCAGAGCTTATCATCTCCTTGTGGAAAAAGTGCACTTCAATCCAAATGATATAATATTTGACCCTAATATCTTGACTATAGGAACTGGAATGGAAGAACATAACCTTTATGCCATAAATTTCATCAATGCTACTAAAACCATAAAA GAAACACTGCCAGGAGCCAGGATAAGTGGAGGTCTTTCcaatctgtctttctcctttcGTGGAATGGATGCCATTCGAGAAGCAATGCATGGAGTGTTCCTTTACCACGCAATTAAG tatGGCATGGACATGGGAATTGTGAATGCTGGGAATCTGCCGGTGTATGATGATATCCACAAGGAATTACTACAACTGTGTGAGAATCTAATCTGGAACAAAGATCCTGATGCAACAGAGAAACTTTTACATTATGCTCAG AATCATGCCCAAGGAGGAAAGAAAGTTGTACAGACTGATGAGTGGCGTAAAAGCTCTGtggaggaaaggctggaatACGCTCTCATAAAG ggcaTTGAGAAGTATGTCACTGCAGATACAGAAGAAGCAAGAttaaatcaggaaaaatatCCTAGACCTCTAAACGTAATTGAAGGACCTTTGATGAATGGCATGAAAATTGTTGGTGATCTTTTTGGTGCGGGGAAGATGTTTCTGCCTCAg GTGATAAAGTCTGCTCGAGTTATGAAGAAAGCAGTTGGCCACCTTATTCCCtatatggaaaaagaaagagaggaaaggagagccAAACGAGGCAGCATAGAGGAAGAG GATCCTTATCAGGGTACAATAGTATTAGCAACTGTGAAAGGAGACGTACATGACATTGGCAAGAACATTGTGGGAGTTGTTCTGGGCTGCAACAACTTCAG AGTTATTGATTTAGGAGTCATGACTCCATGTGATAAGATATTGAGAGCTGCTGTTGAGAACAAAGCAG ATATAATTGGCCTGTCTGGTCTCATCACCCCATCTTTGGATGAGATGATTTTTGTCGCTAAGGAAATGGAGAGATTGGCAATAAAGATTCCTTTGCTGATTGGAGGAGCAACTACTTCTAA AACACACACAGCTGTTAAAATTGCCCCACGGTATAGCGCACCTGTAATTCATGTCCTGGATGCATCCAAGAGTGTTGTGGTT TGCTCCCAGCTCTTAGACAATAGTGTAAAGGATGAtttctttgaagaaatattAGAGGAATATGAAGAAATTAGACAAGAACATTATGAGTCTCTCAAG GAAAGAAGATACTTGTCTCTACAGCAAGCTAGAAGAAAAGGTTTCCATAATGACTGGTTATCAGGCCATAAACCGG TTAAACCAAAATTCATCGGCACAAAAGTCTTTGAAGATTATGACCTGAAGAGGCTGGTAGAATACATTGACTGGAAGCCCTTCTTTGATGTCTGGCAGCTTAGGGGAAAATATCCCAACCGGAGTTTTCCTAAGATCTTTAGTGATAAAACTGTGG gTGAAGAAGCAAGGAGAGTTTATAACGATGCGCAAGATCTACTGAAAACATTGATTAATCAAAAGAAATTACAAGCCAGAGGTGTGGTTGGGTTCTGGCCAGCTCGAAGTGTTCAGGATGATATCCACTTATATGCTGTGGAAGAGGCAGTGGGATCTTCAGAACCAATAGCAAAATTTTATGGCTTGAGGCAACAG GCTGAAAAAGACTCTGCCTGCACAGATCCATATTACTGCCTCTCTGACTTCATAGCACCAATGGATTCTGGCATTCGTGACTACTTAGGCCTGTTTGCTGTGGCCTGCTTTGGTGTAGATGAGTTATGCAATGAATTTAGGAAACAGGATGATGAATACAACATCATAATGGTAAAGGCTCTCGGCGATCGGTTGGCAGAG GCATTTGCTGAGGAGCTCCATGAAAGGGTTCGAAGGGAATTCTGGGCTTACAGTAGTACTGAGCAGCTCAATCTCTCTGACCTACGCAGAATTAAATATGAGGGAATTCGCCCTGCCCCTGGATATCCAAGCCAGCCTGACCATACAGAAAAACTCACCATGTGGAAACTTGCAAACATTGAGGAAACAACAG GAATTGGTTTAACAGAATCACTAGCAATGGTACCTGCTTCTGCAGTTTCTGGCCTCTACTTTTCCAGTCCCAATTccaaatattttgctgttgGAAAGATATGTAAAGATCAG GTTGAAGATTAtgcactgagaaaaaaattgtcagttGCGGAAGTGGAGAAATGGCTTGGACCCGTTTTGGGATATGATACTGAACAACTCTGA